The DNA region TACTGTCGCTCGTCGGCACGCTGGTCGGCGGGACGCTCCCGTTCATCACCATCGTGCTCGCCATCAACCAACTCGTCCTCTCGCAGGAACTGGGGTCGACCGACGACCTGCGGGCGCGGCTGACGGCAATGCAGGAGCTCCGTCGGGAGGTCGAGTCACTCACCGGTCGGAACGTCAGCCCCGCCGCGCCCGCGGACTTTCTCCGCGACCTCGTCGAGCAGAGTCGCTCGCGCGCGGCGACGCTCGAATCTGCCGTCGAAGACTCCGACGGCGACCTCCGGGAGACGGTCCATCAGTACGTCGAGACGGTCGAAAACGAGAGCGAGACGGTGTCGGAAGCGCTCGAAGGGACGGAGTTCGGCACCTTCGAGGCGCTCTCGGCCGTCCTCGGTCACTTCGATGGGCGGCACATGCACACGGCGCGGGTGCTGCGGGCGGACCACGGCGGGGCGTTCGGCGACGAAGCCGAGACGCTCGACGAACTCGTCGCGCTGCTCGAACAGCTCGCCGTCGCCCGGCAGACGTTCAAGACCATCTACGTCCAGCACGAGCTCGCGACGCTCTCGCGGCTCCTGCTCTACGTCGGCTTTCCGACTCTCTTCGGCGGCGGGTTGCTCATCCTCTCGTACGGGTCGCTGCTGTCGTCGACCGCCGGGAGCGGCCTCCCCTTCTGGCTCGTCTCGGGCGGCGTCACCCTCGTCTTTCTTCCGTTCGTCGTTCTCCTGACGTACACGCTCCGAATCGCGACGGTGGCGAGTCGCACGGCCGACTTCGGCCCGTTCGTGCCGCGAGCGACGGTGAAAGACGACCTCTGAGCGCCGAGGGACCGCGCGGCGCACCGCTCTCTTGGCGCCTCGCATACCGGCACACCAGTCGAACCGGATGCCGGACACCGGGACCGAACGCGATTGGCTTTTGTCGTTGCCGACCGAACTGTCGACGAACCCTGAATGACCGACGACGAACGGGCCGCCGAGGGCGGTGACGCCGGCAACGACGCCGAGACGGACCGCAGAGCGCACGCGGTGACGCTCCACCGGCCGACTCACCGCGACGTACTCTGGCAGGTCGAGGAGGCGTTCGAACGCGGCGACATGGTGACGCTGTTCGGCCGCTGCACCGTCGAGTACGACGGCCGCGCCGCCAGCACGCTCGGTCTCGGCAACCGACTCGTGATTCTCAAACCCGACGGCGCGGCGCTCGTCCACACCGACGAGAAGCGAACACCGGTCAATTGGCAGCCGCCGGGATGCGAACACCACGCGGCGGTCCGAGACGGCCAGTTTCGGGTCCGAAGCGAGCGAACGACGCCCGATGAGACGCTCGACGTGCGCTTCGAGCAGGTCCACCAGGTCTCCTCGCTGGCGGTCACCGGCGGACGCGACCTCGACTTGCAGGGGAGCGAGGAGGACCTCCGTCAGCACATCCTCGACGACCCGGACCTCGTCGAGTCGGGTTTTCTGCCGTTGGCGACGGAGCGCGAGACGAGCGCCGGGCCGGTCGACATTTACGGCGAGGACGACGACGGCGTGCCCGTCGCCGTGGAGTTGAAGCGGCGGCGGGTCGGCCCCTCGGCGGCGGGCCAACTCCAGCGCTACGTCGCCGCCCTGCGCGAGGAGTTCGGCGACGGCACGGCGGTCCGCGGTATCTTGGTCGCTCCCTCGGTGACCGATCGGGCGGCGGCGCTGTTGGAAGAGCGCGGCCTCGGTTTCGTCGCGCTCGACCCGACGACGGGCCGGCCGCCGGAGGATTCGACGGAGTAGTCGAGCGAAGCGAACTCGATCCCCCAGACGGGCCGAAGCCGTGCCACCGAGTCGCAGAACGCGCAGAGGACGCATCGAAGGCTTTATTCACGGCGTTGGCCTTGTTCAGCGCAAGTAACTA from Haloprofundus halobius includes:
- the nucS gene encoding endonuclease NucS, with amino-acid sequence MTDDERAAEGGDAGNDAETDRRAHAVTLHRPTHRDVLWQVEEAFERGDMVTLFGRCTVEYDGRAASTLGLGNRLVILKPDGAALVHTDEKRTPVNWQPPGCEHHAAVRDGQFRVRSERTTPDETLDVRFEQVHQVSSLAVTGGRDLDLQGSEEDLRQHILDDPDLVESGFLPLATERETSAGPVDIYGEDDDGVPVAVELKRRRVGPSAAGQLQRYVAALREEFGDGTAVRGILVAPSVTDRAAALLEERGLGFVALDPTTGRPPEDSTE